In a genomic window of Sulfurimonas denitrificans DSM 1251:
- a CDS encoding tetratricopeptide repeat protein: MFKFIVAVIFSLFTLEANSDEALRAFKKQDYTEAFKLYEKSAKEGDSKAQSALSYLYAMGLGVQKDLKKSLEWLEKSAQSGDANAQYDLGMFYLKGNNVEQNSKKAFELLSKSSAQNNINAQYNLALMYYKGDGVDLSVPKAVELLDKAATSGHVGAAQNVGHIYMQLLKFDEASKWFEKSAAAGDESSYYVLAQIYCELEEFKKAKEWANRAINSGNKEAKILYKKYELDKY; encoded by the coding sequence ATGTTTAAGTTTATAGTAGCAGTAATTTTTTCGTTATTCACACTAGAGGCAAATAGTGATGAAGCGCTAAGAGCATTTAAAAAGCAAGATTATACAGAAGCGTTTAAGCTCTATGAAAAAAGCGCAAAAGAGGGCGATTCTAAAGCTCAAAGCGCATTAAGTTATCTTTATGCAATGGGCTTAGGAGTGCAAAAAGATTTAAAGAAATCTCTTGAGTGGCTTGAGAAATCAGCTCAAAGCGGAGATGCAAATGCACAGTATGATTTGGGAATGTTTTATCTAAAAGGAAATAATGTAGAGCAAAACAGTAAAAAAGCTTTTGAGTTATTGAGTAAATCCTCAGCACAAAACAATATAAATGCACAATACAATTTAGCGCTTATGTACTATAAAGGTGATGGAGTTGATTTGAGTGTTCCAAAGGCAGTAGAACTTCTTGATAAAGCAGCAACCAGTGGTCATGTTGGCGCCGCTCAAAATGTAGGACATATCTACATGCAACTTCTAAAATTTGATGAAGCATCAAAGTGGTTTGAAAAAAGTGCAGCAGCTGGCGATGAGAGTTCATACTACGTTCTTGCACAGATATATTGTGAATTAGAAGAGTTTAAAAAAGCTAAAGAGTGGGCAAATAGAGCAATAAACAGTGGCAATAAAGAGGCAAAAATTCTCTATAAAAAGTATGAACTAGATAAGTACTAA
- a CDS encoding dicarboxylate/amino acid:cation symporter — translation MVKKIKKYSTTNTLVLLGIVLGVLFGVFAPQLALGQQIIGEIFISFLKMLVVPLVFSSIYVSIVGLGDLKSLRDIGARVIALYILTTALAVFAAVMAMNLVPLGEVVAVEGLEYAKASELASFSFKSMILSFIPTNIFHSLSEGSMMPIIVFASLFGVASLHVAKQKELEMVNFFTGVMDAMLIIAQWVIKLTPIGVFSLISYVVANQGVDVIIGLWKYLLMVLAVLFFHAVVTLPALLFFFSRINPFKYLSAIREAPIMAFSTASSMATLPVSMRVVEEVGGVDKKNASFVLPLGATISMDGTAAYLTIATLYISHLSGVDLTLFEQLLLGVSVVALSVGVAALPSASLVMLIVILKQFGLPLEYIALIIAVDRILDMARTALNVTSDLVVAKIVDECLKRKNI, via the coding sequence ATGGTAAAAAAAATAAAAAAATATTCTACTACAAATACTCTGGTTCTCTTGGGTATAGTCTTAGGAGTTCTTTTTGGAGTATTTGCACCACAACTTGCACTAGGGCAACAAATTATAGGAGAGATTTTTATAAGTTTTTTAAAAATGCTCGTTGTTCCTCTCGTTTTTTCTAGTATATATGTATCAATTGTTGGGTTAGGCGATTTAAAAAGCCTTAGAGATATTGGGGCAAGAGTTATTGCTCTTTATATTTTAACAACAGCGCTTGCTGTATTTGCTGCGGTAATGGCTATGAATTTAGTGCCTCTTGGCGAGGTTGTCGCAGTTGAAGGTTTAGAGTATGCAAAAGCTTCAGAGCTAGCATCTTTCTCATTTAAGAGCATGATTTTGAGCTTTATTCCCACAAACATATTTCACTCTCTCTCAGAGGGATCAATGATGCCTATTATTGTTTTTGCATCCCTTTTTGGAGTAGCTTCTTTACATGTAGCTAAACAAAAAGAGCTTGAAATGGTTAATTTTTTTACTGGCGTAATGGATGCAATGCTTATAATAGCACAGTGGGTTATAAAACTAACTCCCATTGGAGTATTTAGCCTTATCTCTTATGTGGTTGCTAATCAAGGAGTAGATGTAATAATTGGTCTTTGGAAGTATCTTTTAATGGTTTTAGCTGTTCTGTTTTTTCATGCAGTTGTTACGCTGCCTGCTCTTCTGTTTTTCTTTTCTCGTATAAATCCGTTTAAATATTTAAGTGCGATACGTGAAGCTCCTATTATGGCATTTTCTACAGCTTCTAGTATGGCTACTCTTCCTGTTTCCATGCGTGTTGTTGAAGAAGTTGGCGGAGTTGATAAAAAAAATGCCTCTTTTGTTCTTCCTCTTGGTGCGACAATTTCTATGGATGGCACAGCTGCATATTTGACAATAGCAACTCTCTATATCTCGCACTTATCTGGAGTTGATTTAACGCTTTTTGAACAGTTACTATTAGGTGTGAGTGTTGTGGCTCTTAGTGTAGGAGTTGCAGCCCTGCCTAGTGCCTCTTTGGTAATGCTCATTGTTATTCTCAAACAGTTTGGTTTGCCTTTGGAATATATAGCGTTAATTATTGCAGTAGATAGAATTTTAGATATGGCAAGAACAGCATTGAATGTCACTTCTGATTTGGTTGTTGCAAAAATTGTTGATGAGTGCTTAAAGCGTAAAAATATATAA
- the mgtE gene encoding magnesium transporter: MNKLEEYLNAHELSEMHPSDIAKILKQLDDSHFAAALKLIPKDLIGDVALALPDRYFDDVVENLSIDELGHAVGELESDDQVDFLQGLEDIDENIASQVFDTLHEDDKKEIIKLQTYNDNEAGAYMQLEIFTADRNEVVHDVIKRFAELRRAKHIENIQNLFITSSDRKLLYTIGLDDLLIFDFKKTLIENIDDSEDSFEPKKAQDRENIRDVVRYFEEYDLSVMPIVNAYGVLLGRITSDDIYDIINEHATEQMYNLAGVDDDAEEYDEVYKAGKKRASWLGINLLTAIFASLVIGLFSETLQSMVALAVLMPIVASMGGNAGTQTLTVVVRQLALGDISQGDAMRIIKKEVLIALMNGLVFAIVMGVIASIWFGIKMLGLVIALSMIINLFIAGFFGAAIPLFLKKMEIDPAIGSAVILTTVTDVVGFFSFLGLATYMLL, translated from the coding sequence ATGAATAAATTAGAAGAGTATTTAAACGCTCACGAATTAAGTGAGATGCATCCATCTGATATAGCAAAAATATTAAAACAGCTTGATGATAGTCATTTTGCTGCTGCGCTAAAACTTATTCCAAAAGATTTAATTGGTGATGTAGCGTTAGCCCTTCCTGATAGATATTTTGATGATGTTGTTGAAAATTTAAGTATTGATGAACTAGGACATGCGGTAGGAGAGCTTGAGTCAGATGACCAAGTGGATTTTTTACAAGGTCTTGAAGATATTGATGAAAATATCGCTTCGCAAGTTTTTGACACTCTACATGAAGATGATAAAAAAGAGATTATAAAGCTTCAGACCTATAACGATAATGAAGCTGGCGCATATATGCAGCTTGAAATTTTTACTGCTGATAGAAATGAGGTAGTACATGATGTAATAAAGAGATTTGCAGAACTTAGGCGTGCAAAACATATAGAAAATATTCAAAATCTTTTTATTACAAGCAGCGATAGAAAACTTCTATATACTATTGGTTTAGATGATTTGCTGATTTTTGATTTTAAAAAAACTTTGATTGAAAATATAGATGATAGCGAAGATAGTTTTGAGCCAAAGAAAGCTCAAGATAGAGAAAATATCCGTGATGTTGTTCGCTACTTTGAAGAGTACGATCTCTCAGTTATGCCTATTGTAAATGCTTATGGGGTTTTACTTGGTCGTATAACATCAGATGATATTTACGATATTATAAACGAACATGCAACCGAGCAGATGTATAACCTTGCTGGAGTTGACGATGATGCAGAAGAGTATGATGAGGTTTACAAGGCAGGTAAAAAAAGAGCTTCATGGCTTGGGATAAATCTTCTAACTGCTATTTTTGCTTCACTAGTTATTGGTCTGTTCTCAGAAACATTGCAGAGCATGGTTGCTCTTGCTGTTTTAATGCCAATTGTTGCTTCTATGGGCGGGAATGCAGGTACACAAACACTAACGGTAGTGGTAAGGCAGTTGGCTCTTGGTGATATTTCTCAAGGTGATGCGATGAGAATTATAAAAAAAGAGGTTCTTATTGCACTTATGAATGGGCTTGTCTTTGCAATAGTTATGGGCGTAATAGCATCTATATGGTTTGGCATAAAGATGTTAGGCTTAGTAATAGCGCTTAGTATGATAATTAACCTTTTTATCGCAGGTTTTTTTGGTGCAGCAATACCGCTATTTTTAAAAAAAATGGAGATAGACCCAGCAATTGGAAGCGCTGTTATACTTACAACAGTAACTGATGTCGTAGGCTTTTTCAGCTTTTTAGGATTAGCAACATATATGTTGTTGTAG
- a CDS encoding DUF3015 family protein has product MKKILVSIAAVVALSSAVMAGVNSQTGCGLGSVIIKDDSSAVLLALQATTNGTSGNQTFGITSGTLGCKKTQFVMNERAEEFVASNMDQLAKEIAQGHGESVDTLAELLEVSDKATFSASLQTNYNNIYATQNAKMADVLDNISTTSL; this is encoded by the coding sequence ATGAAAAAAATTTTAGTTAGTATTGCTGCTGTTGTAGCTTTAAGTTCAGCTGTAATGGCAGGTGTTAATTCTCAAACTGGTTGTGGCTTAGGTTCTGTAATAATCAAAGATGATTCAAGTGCTGTATTATTGGCACTTCAAGCTACTACAAACGGTACTTCAGGAAACCAAACATTTGGTATCACTTCAGGAACTCTTGGTTGTAAAAAAACTCAATTCGTTATGAATGAGAGAGCAGAAGAGTTTGTTGCTTCAAATATGGATCAACTTGCAAAAGAGATTGCTCAAGGTCATGGCGAGAGTGTTGACACTTTAGCAGAACTTTTAGAAGTATCTGATAAGGCAACTTTTTCAGCTTCACTTCAAACAAACTATAATAACATCTATGCAACTCAAAATGCAAAAATGGCTGATGTTTTAGACAATATCTCTACAACTTCTCTTTAG
- a CDS encoding Lnb N-terminal periplasmic domain-containing protein, whose product MSLFLEASSQLYKQKADELNLADSKYWKILLHVENGVSQIDDERFFLSKSGKVDAKSELYATIDALLNEKVFDDNATACRFPARAAWLQEELREIKLPEVTCNEYDKIISRLDPKSVTLVFPSAHINSPASMFGHTFLRINSEYDSKLLSYAVNYAADANPNKENGVIFAIKGLFGGYFGKYSLLPYYDKLKEYRDSEQRDIWEYDLNLTEEETLKMVRHIWELNDTQSYYYFFTENCSYNMLWFLEAARPSIDLRKYFTYQVIPLESVHAANSENIITKSSYRPSKRTLLLKYEELLDKRYISLPFLLIDSKITPISIVEDAKIESQQKKYILESSIELLEYNFSKSKITKEAYLQLFHSLSIARASLGLGEKIEIKTPANPLQSHQAIRAMIGAGVKEGKTVGYLGLRSAYHSLEDSNYGFLRGTQIEFLNIELSYSQDKIDLEDATILSIVSLAQRSYFFENLSWRTKFGWDRDSLDSNANFMGTVGVGFSWGNELGYSYIMADPLFYVDDGFKSAIGGSIGFVIDKYSFMSTKMELTRRYYDVGEAQNLFGVAQSFRLSKNMQLRVDYDFKQRDDRAKERQERSLKCYFNYYF is encoded by the coding sequence TTGTCTCTTTTTTTAGAAGCTTCTTCACAACTATATAAACAAAAAGCAGATGAGTTAAATTTAGCTGACTCAAAGTATTGGAAAATCCTTCTACATGTAGAAAATGGCGTCAGCCAGATTGATGATGAGAGATTTTTTCTCTCTAAAAGTGGTAAAGTAGATGCTAAAAGTGAGCTATATGCCACAATAGATGCTCTCTTAAATGAGAAAGTTTTTGATGATAATGCAACTGCATGTAGATTTCCAGCAAGAGCTGCTTGGTTACAGGAGGAGTTGAGGGAGATAAAACTGCCTGAAGTTACATGTAACGAATATGACAAAATTATCTCAAGATTAGACCCAAAATCAGTCACACTTGTTTTTCCTTCCGCTCATATAAACTCTCCAGCTTCTATGTTTGGACACACTTTTTTGCGCATAAATTCTGAGTACGACTCTAAATTGCTCTCTTATGCCGTAAACTATGCAGCAGATGCTAATCCAAATAAAGAAAACGGAGTTATTTTTGCTATAAAAGGACTCTTTGGAGGATATTTTGGCAAATACTCTCTGCTCCCTTATTACGATAAATTAAAAGAGTATAGAGATAGTGAACAAAGAGATATTTGGGAGTATGATTTAAATTTGACTGAGGAAGAGACTCTTAAGATGGTTCGCCATATTTGGGAGCTCAATGATACACAATCTTACTACTACTTTTTTACAGAAAACTGCTCTTACAATATGCTCTGGTTTTTAGAAGCTGCCAGACCTTCTATTGATTTGAGAAAATACTTTACATACCAAGTTATACCACTTGAGAGTGTTCATGCTGCAAATAGTGAAAATATCATCACAAAGAGTTCATATAGACCCTCAAAAAGAACTCTGCTTCTAAAATATGAGGAGCTGCTTGATAAAAGATATATTTCACTCCCTTTCTTGTTGATAGATTCAAAAATAACTCCAATTTCTATCGTTGAAGATGCAAAGATTGAGTCTCAGCAAAAAAAATATATACTTGAATCATCCATAGAGCTCTTAGAGTATAACTTCAGTAAAAGCAAGATAACTAAAGAAGCATATCTACAACTTTTTCATTCACTCTCTATTGCGAGGGCATCTCTTGGTTTGGGAGAGAAGATAGAGATTAAAACTCCTGCAAATCCTCTTCAAAGCCATCAAGCCATAAGAGCAATGATTGGTGCTGGGGTAAAAGAGGGTAAAACAGTTGGTTATTTAGGTCTGCGAAGCGCTTATCATAGCTTAGAAGACAGTAATTACGGATTTTTAAGAGGCACTCAAATTGAATTTTTAAATATTGAACTCTCCTACTCTCAAGATAAAATAGATCTCGAAGATGCAACTATTTTATCTATTGTCTCACTTGCACAGCGCTCATATTTTTTTGAGAACTTATCATGGAGAACTAAATTTGGATGGGATAGAGATTCACTAGACTCTAATGCAAACTTTATGGGCACTGTTGGTGTTGGTTTTAGCTGGGGAAATGAGTTAGGTTACAGCTACATAATGGCGGACCCGCTATTTTATGTCGATGATGGCTTTAAATCAGCCATTGGAGGCTCTATTGGATTTGTTATTGATAAATACAGTTTTATGAGCACAAAAATGGAGCTGACAAGAAGATACTATGATGTTGGAGAAGCGCAAAATCTCTTTGGAGTAGCACAAAGCTTTAGACTCTCTAAAAATATGCAACTTAGGGTTGATTATGATTTTAAGCAAAGGGATGACAGGGCAAAAGAGAGACAAGAAAGAAGCTTAAAGTGTTACTTTAATTACTATTTTTAG
- a CDS encoding AMIN domain-containing protein: MIKVLLIFTLLFLTLNARENPFFPSEGEKDIVLTTNEDSSKPPLNKASISIPNQARILQKVTIEYKNLDGSIERKSINLDNSIDWHFPILISQNSSQPQVETKSEEKKSIVEVKKDVKPEIKVSQDRKTKALCTDNVALEYLSILVSGKTLKLTTKHESIRNFLLANPHRIVIDFKSDAEVKNYIRKNIDSIFTEIRVGNHDKFYRVVVELDGHYKYSFKKISDGYLVELK; encoded by the coding sequence TTGATTAAAGTTTTATTGATTTTTACTTTACTATTTTTAACACTAAATGCTCGTGAAAACCCATTCTTCCCTTCTGAGGGTGAGAAAGATATTGTCCTAACAACAAATGAAGATAGTTCAAAACCACCACTCAATAAGGCCTCAATCTCTATTCCTAATCAAGCTAGAATACTGCAAAAAGTTACGATAGAGTATAAAAATCTTGATGGCTCTATTGAGAGAAAAAGCATTAATTTAGATAACTCTATAGATTGGCATTTTCCTATTTTAATATCTCAAAACAGTTCACAACCTCAAGTTGAAACCAAGAGTGAAGAAAAAAAGAGCATTGTTGAAGTAAAAAAAGATGTAAAACCAGAGATAAAAGTCTCGCAAGACAGAAAAACAAAGGCACTTTGCACTGACAATGTAGCACTTGAATATCTATCAATATTAGTATCTGGAAAAACTCTAAAGCTTACAACAAAACATGAATCGATAAGAAATTTTTTACTAGCAAATCCACACAGAATAGTTATAGATTTTAAAAGTGATGCAGAGGTAAAAAACTACATTAGAAAAAATATTGATTCTATTTTCACAGAGATAAGAGTTGGAAACCACGATAAATTTTATAGAGTTGTAGTTGAACTTGATGGACATTACAAATATAGTTTCAAAAAAATATCTGATGGCTACCTTGTAGAGCTAAAGTAA
- the eno gene encoding phosphopyruvate hydratase translates to MFIDNVSAIEVMDSRGNPTVKTTVELSDGTKESAIVPSGASTGKREALELRDGGSRYMGKGVLKAVENVNAQISDALIGLSPFNQAVIDATMKELDGTDNYGNLGANAVLGVSMAVARAAAKSLGIPLYRYLGGANAMVIPTPMLNIINGGSHADNSVDFQEYMIMPVGFEDFATSLQASAEVYHNLKAILKSKKHNTALGDEGGFAPDLSSNEEPIQIIMQAIEKAGYKAGEQMAIALDVAASELVSDGGYRLDSENRTVTSAELVDYYVDLCNKYPIVSIEDGLSEDDWDGWKLLTEKLGDRVQLVGDDLFVTNATILNEGIKKGIANSILIKPNQIGSVSETMQTVRLAQRNGYKCVMSHRSGESEDAFIADFAVALNCGEIKTGSTARGERTAKYNRLLEIENEVVYGEYLGSELFN, encoded by the coding sequence ATGTTTATTGATAATGTAAGTGCGATTGAAGTAATGGATTCTCGCGGAAACCCAACAGTAAAAACGACGGTAGAATTAAGCGATGGAACAAAAGAGAGCGCAATCGTACCATCAGGTGCAAGCACTGGAAAACGTGAAGCACTTGAACTACGTGATGGCGGAAGCAGATATATGGGCAAAGGTGTTTTAAAAGCTGTAGAAAATGTAAACGCTCAAATTTCTGATGCCCTAATAGGACTCTCACCGTTTAATCAAGCTGTAATTGATGCAACCATGAAAGAGTTAGATGGAACTGACAACTACGGAAACTTGGGAGCAAACGCTGTTCTTGGCGTCTCTATGGCAGTTGCACGTGCTGCTGCAAAAAGTCTAGGAATCCCTCTTTATCGTTATTTAGGTGGTGCTAATGCTATGGTTATACCAACACCTATGTTAAACATTATCAATGGCGGAAGTCATGCCGACAACTCAGTAGATTTTCAAGAGTATATGATTATGCCAGTAGGATTTGAAGATTTTGCAACTTCACTTCAAGCAAGCGCTGAGGTTTATCATAATTTAAAAGCAATTTTAAAATCTAAAAAACACAATACGGCACTTGGTGATGAGGGTGGTTTTGCACCAGATTTATCTTCAAATGAAGAACCAATTCAGATAATAATGCAAGCAATTGAAAAAGCTGGATATAAAGCGGGTGAACAGATGGCAATCGCACTTGATGTTGCCGCTTCTGAACTTGTATCTGATGGTGGTTATAGACTTGATAGCGAAAACAGAACAGTTACCTCTGCTGAGCTTGTTGATTATTATGTAGATTTATGCAACAAGTATCCAATTGTCTCTATTGAGGATGGCTTGAGCGAAGATGACTGGGATGGCTGGAAACTACTTACCGAAAAATTAGGCGATAGAGTTCAGCTTGTAGGAGATGACCTTTTTGTAACAAATGCTACTATCTTAAATGAAGGCATTAAAAAAGGCATTGCAAACTCAATTCTTATCAAGCCAAACCAAATCGGATCAGTGAGTGAGACTATGCAGACAGTTCGTCTCGCTCAAAGAAATGGTTATAAATGTGTTATGAGCCATCGTTCAGGGGAGAGTGAAGATGCCTTTATCGCTGATTTTGCAGTTGCACTTAATTGTGGCGAAATAAAGACAGGCTCAACAGCAAGAGGAGAGAGAACAGCTAAATATAATCGCCTATTAGAGATTGAGAACGAAGTGGTTTATGGTGAATATTTAGGTTCAGAGCTTTTTAACTAA
- the recA gene encoding recombinase RecA produces MDANKQKSLDLAMKQIDKAFGKGALMRLGDKEIMPIESISTGSLGLDLALGIGGIPQGRVVEIYGPESSGKTTLALQITAECQKAGGVCAFIDAEHALDVGYAKNLGVDVDNLLVSQPDYGEQALDIVETIARSGAIDLIVIDSVAALTPKSEIEGEMSDQNVGVQARLMSKALRKLTGILHKMNCTVIFINQIRMKIGMMGYGSPETTTGGNALKFYASVRIDVRRIASLKQGESQIGNRVKAKVIKNKVAPPFRQAEFDIMFGEGISKEGELVDYGVKLDIIDKSGAWFSYGETKLGQGRENVKAKFMEDKVLAHEIEEKIKAAMGLGDLMTMDSLDIEDVDL; encoded by the coding sequence ATGGACGCAAATAAACAAAAATCACTAGACTTGGCGATGAAACAGATTGATAAGGCATTTGGCAAAGGCGCTCTTATGAGACTTGGCGATAAAGAGATAATGCCAATAGAGTCAATTAGTACAGGTTCTCTTGGACTTGATTTAGCTCTTGGAATAGGTGGAATACCACAAGGTAGAGTTGTTGAGATATATGGACCTGAGAGTTCTGGTAAAACAACTTTAGCTCTTCAAATAACAGCAGAGTGCCAAAAAGCTGGCGGAGTTTGTGCTTTTATAGACGCAGAACATGCACTTGATGTTGGGTATGCTAAAAATCTAGGTGTTGATGTTGATAATCTTCTTGTATCACAACCAGATTATGGCGAGCAAGCACTAGATATTGTTGAGACTATTGCAAGAAGTGGCGCAATAGACCTCATAGTAATTGACTCTGTTGCAGCTCTTACTCCAAAATCTGAAATAGAGGGCGAAATGTCCGACCAAAACGTTGGTGTTCAAGCAAGACTAATGTCAAAAGCACTTCGTAAATTAACAGGCATACTTCATAAGATGAACTGTACAGTTATCTTCATAAACCAGATTCGTATGAAAATAGGAATGATGGGATATGGCTCTCCTGAGACTACAACAGGCGGAAATGCTCTAAAGTTTTACGCTTCTGTTCGTATTGATGTCAGACGTATTGCATCGCTTAAGCAGGGTGAGAGTCAGATTGGTAATCGTGTAAAAGCAAAGGTTATAAAAAATAAAGTTGCTCCTCCGTTTCGTCAAGCAGAGTTTGATATAATGTTTGGAGAGGGAATCTCAAAAGAGGGTGAACTTGTTGACTATGGCGTAAAACTTGATATCATTGACAAAAGTGGCGCTTGGTTCTCTTATGGAGAGACAAAGCTAGGTCAAGGTCGCGAAAATGTTAAAGCTAAGTTTATGGAAGACAAAGTGTTGGCACATGAAATTGAAGAGAAGATTAAAGCAGCTATGGGCTTAGGTGATCTTATGACAATGGACAGCTTAGATATAGAAGATGTCGATTTATAA
- a CDS encoding bifunctional diguanylate cyclase/phosphodiesterase — protein sequence MISKKELNFFSPKPLILISIIWLVVGFIFITSKVETLKSEKYQNLTTEAHDKLKTLINEKKEALLFVTLPLANDILIKEALAKRNIQRLNLLKFSDNLSKNTSLKGTWFQLISSDGKSFYRSWIDKRDDDLSLIRDDVAEMIRNPHVISSISAGIFDITFKSMVPIYKNDNFIGSIEAISNFDSIDLKMRDAGYEIIFLADKKYKKLLIEPSKKTFISDYYVANSNYNKEHFEIVKTKGITHFLNEMPFHVNEEKNKLISTYHLMGVDDKEIAYFIIFQDLDAIDFSSISRVRDSLIFFLFSFFVFLILLSFYIYFTNERREIQQRNINLQKKVQTAANELEHLSRHDHLTNLPNKTLLIDRLEHSINVASKNGQKVSILFLDLDRFKEINDTYNHEVGDKLLQDISRRLKKLIKEEDTIGRFGGDEFIIILNNSNETQTVEVVTNIMSAMSEPFNVNKVKLHTTFSIGISIFPDDGNSRDILIRNADTAMYEAKSNGKNRYQFYDKKMTELAFERTTLESNLRKAIQNEEFEVYFQPKIDARVDKVIGLEALIRWNHPELGLIPPVKFIPFAENIGLIIEIDRWMMREAAAQVLLWKKENIVCGKLSINVSAKQLEDDNYVEFLSQKINDIGIDPKDLEIEITEGLIMKHSLHVTSTLNAIRELGISISVDDFGTGYSSLSYLKRLPIDKLKIDRSFVKDLPHDKDDIAIVKTIIALANNLSLELIAEGVETKEQRDFLLSEGCHNIQGYFYSKPLKVNECREFLLNYM from the coding sequence TTGATATCAAAAAAAGAGCTTAACTTTTTTTCACCCAAACCTCTAATTTTAATATCAATTATTTGGTTAGTTGTCGGTTTCATTTTTATAACCTCTAAAGTAGAAACTCTAAAGAGTGAAAAATATCAAAATTTAACTACAGAAGCGCATGACAAACTAAAAACACTTATTAATGAGAAAAAAGAGGCTCTTTTGTTTGTAACGCTCCCTTTGGCAAACGATATACTAATCAAAGAGGCTCTGGCAAAAAGAAATATACAGAGATTAAATCTACTCAAATTTTCAGACAATCTAAGTAAAAACACATCTTTAAAAGGAACTTGGTTTCAACTTATATCCTCAGATGGTAAAAGTTTTTATAGAAGCTGGATAGACAAGAGAGATGATGACCTCTCCCTTATACGAGATGATGTAGCAGAGATGATAAGAAATCCACATGTAATATCTTCAATCAGTGCTGGCATCTTTGATATAACTTTCAAATCTATGGTGCCAATTTATAAAAACGATAATTTTATTGGCTCAATTGAAGCTATTTCTAACTTTGATTCAATAGATCTAAAAATGAGAGATGCTGGGTATGAAATCATCTTTTTAGCAGATAAGAAGTACAAAAAGCTCTTGATTGAACCATCAAAAAAGACATTTATCTCAGATTACTATGTAGCAAATTCAAACTATAATAAAGAGCACTTTGAGATTGTAAAAACTAAAGGTATAACTCATTTTCTAAATGAGATGCCCTTTCATGTAAATGAGGAGAAAAATAAGCTTATAAGTACTTATCATCTTATGGGAGTTGATGATAAAGAGATTGCTTATTTTATTATATTTCAAGATTTAGACGCTATTGATTTTAGCTCTATCTCCAGAGTAAGGGATAGTTTGATTTTCTTTTTATTCTCGTTTTTTGTTTTCTTGATTTTACTCTCCTTCTACATCTATTTTACAAATGAGAGAAGAGAGATACAACAAAGAAATATAAATTTACAAAAAAAAGTTCAAACAGCGGCTAATGAGCTTGAACATCTATCTCGTCATGACCATCTAACAAATCTTCCAAATAAAACGTTACTTATAGATAGGCTAGAGCATAGCATAAACGTAGCAAGCAAAAATGGACAAAAAGTATCAATTCTATTTTTGGACCTTGATAGATTTAAAGAGATAAATGATACTTATAATCATGAAGTAGGCGATAAACTTCTACAAGATATCTCTAGAAGATTAAAAAAATTAATAAAAGAAGAAGACACTATCGGAAGATTTGGCGGCGATGAGTTTATTATCATACTAAATAATTCAAACGAGACACAAACAGTTGAAGTTGTGACAAATATCATGAGTGCTATGAGTGAACCTTTTAACGTAAATAAGGTTAAACTTCATACAACTTTTAGCATTGGTATAAGTATTTTTCCTGATGATGGAAATAGTAGAGATATCTTAATTAGAAATGCTGATACCGCCATGTACGAGGCGAAGAGTAACGGTAAAAATAGATACCAATTTTATGACAAAAAAATGACAGAGCTGGCTTTTGAGAGAACTACTCTTGAGAGCAACCTAAGAAAAGCAATTCAAAACGAAGAGTTTGAGGTCTATTTTCAGCCAAAGATAGACGCTAGAGTTGATAAAGTTATAGGTCTTGAAGCACTAATTCGTTGGAATCATCCAGAGCTCGGACTTATTCCACCAGTGAAATTTATCCCTTTTGCAGAAAATATTGGACTTATTATAGAGATAGATAGATGGATGATGAGAGAGGCTGCTGCACAAGTTCTCTTATGGAAAAAAGAGAATATTGTGTGCGGAAAGCTCTCTATAAACGTATCAGCAAAACAGTTAGAAGACGATAATTATGTAGAGTTTTTAAGTCAAAAAATAAACGACATAGGAATTGACCCTAAAGATTTAGAGATAGAGATAACAGAGGGGCTAATTATGAAACACAGCCTACATGTAACATCTACACTCAATGCTATTCGAGAGCTTGGGATATCTATCTCTGTTGATGATTTTGGAACGGGTTACTCATCGCTGTCGTACCTAAAACGTCTTCCGATAGATAAATTAAAAATTGATCGCAGTTTTGTAAAAGATTTACCACATGATAAAGATGATATTGCAATTGTTAAAACAATTATTGCTCTAGCGAATAATCTCTCCTTAGAGCTAATTGCTGAGGGTGTAGAGACTAAAGAGCAGAGAGATTTTCTTCTAAGTGAGGGTTGCCATAATATTCAAGGTTACTTCTACTCTAAACCCTTAAAAGTGAATGAATGTAGGGAGTTTTTACTCAATTACATGTAG